The nucleotide window GCTCAGCAGCTGCCAGACTCAACTGGTACTTTTCAGATAATTGATTTTGTTGCTGGTCGATCAGCGATGACAACCGGGTCTGTTTGATCTGTGCTTGTTGCAACTCATCGTTAGCCAGTTGCAGCAACCCCGTGGTCCGCTGATTGGCTTCTTCAGCCGCAGCCAACGCATCGTTCGCCGTCGTCAACGCATCGTTAGTCGTTGCCAACTGCGTTTCGATTGCCTGACGTTCAGCCTGAGCCCGCTTTAATTGGGCTTCGGCATCGGCCGGCGTCTGGGCCTGTTGCTCAGCCAATTGTTGCAGGTTAGCCGTCACATCGGCCACAGTTTGTTGATCGGTTGAAATCGTATCCTGCAGTGTCTTCAGCGCCTTAGTCTGCTGCTGATGGCGCTCTTTGGCTCCGGCCAGCCACGTCTGCTTAGCGGTCAACGCCGCTTGCTTCTGGGACTGTTCAGCGGTGACCATGGTGATTTGCTGTTGCAACTGCTTAACGGCCTGTTCAGTCGTTTCAACCTGCTGCTCACCCGAGCTGATTTGCTGGGCCAATTGACTATCCTGTTGGTCTGCGTTGCTGTCCTTGGCCTGTTGAATCTCCAACTCAGCCGCTTGGACCTGGCGGTTAGCCTGTTCCAACGTGGTTTGAGCCGTAGCTAAGTCGTCATCTAACTGACGGCACTGCGGTTGTAGCTCATTGATCGTCGTTTGTAGCACCTGGCTCCGTTGCTCGCTGGCCTGAAGTTCCGACCGTTGGGCTTTGATCTTGGTTTCCTGAGCATTCAACTGTTGCTGCATGGTCTGAATCGACGTTTGCAGCTGTTGGAGTTCCTGTTGTTGCCGCAACACACTGCTGTGGCTCTGACGGGACTGGCCCCCAGTAATGGACCCACTCGCGCTGACCACGTCTCCGGCTAGACTGACAACTCGGTAGCGGTGATGGATGCGTTGACTGATGGCAACGGCGCTGTCCAAATCGGCAGCGAGAATCGTCGTTCCCAGTAAATACCCAAGAATTGCCTGAGCGGACTGATCAATTTTGATCAAGTCACTTCCCACGCCGAGGAAACCAGACATGCTGTGTAAGAGTTGCAGGGTGCTGTGGTCGATTTGCCGTCCCCGCACTGTGCTTAGTGGCAAGAAGGTCGCCCGACCGGCTCGGTGCTCTCTCAGGTAGCCGACAGCCGCCTTAGCGGTCGTTTCATCATCAACGACCACTTGCTGCAACTGGCCACCCAAAGCGTACTCAACGGCCGTGGTGTAGCGTTCAGGGACTTGTAGGAGTTCGGACACCGCCCCCAGTAATCCCCGGAAATGCTCCCGCTGCTTCAAAATCGCCCGGACACCCTGGTAAAAACCACCGTATTCAGCCGAAGATGCCTGCTGACTGGCAGCCTTGGTCTGAGCACGCTGGTAGACTTCCAGCGCAGCTTGCCAATTGTGCTGCAATTTTTGAAAGTTTTGTTGATGATGTTGGTAGTGACCAGCTTCAGCATCCAGAGCTTGTTCCGCCTGATTTAAGGCGTCCTTTTTCTCCTGGGCCTGTTGCGTTAAAGCCGTGACCGTAGACTGAGCAGTCTGCGCCCGTTCCTTAAGTTCAGCCAGTTGTTTAGCAACTCGTTGGCCTTGCTGCTGCAGGCGCTCCTGGTTCTGTTGCAAGTATTGTTGCTGATTACGCCAGTTGGCCACACTTTGCTTCTGGTCGAAATAGGTGGTACGCAGGTCCTCCAACTTTTGTCGTAAATCCGTCAAGGTCTTAGGATCCGTGTCATGAGTCAGTTGGCGAGCCTCTTTCTTAGCCGTTGTCATGGCCGCAGTTAACTCGCTGATTGACGCCTGTGCGGCCTTCACCGACGCATCATTTTGCTTAATTTGTTTCTGCAACTCAGTCAACTGAGTCGTTAGCCGTTGTCGTTGTTCATCCTGGTGTTTTTGCTGTTCACCAGATAAGTTAACTTGGCCTTGGCTCTGCTCCACCTGCTGTGTGGCGGTGACTAATTTGGCCTGTAAGGCATCCTTTTGGCCTAACAACGCTGCCTGTTGTTGTTTTAACCCTTGGACGGTAGCCGTCTGCGCCTGTTCAGCGTCTTGGTGAGTCGACACCTGATTCTGTTTCTCCTGAACCTGGGCGTCAGTCGCCGTCTTCTGTTCAAGTTCTGTGTGCAATTGCCGTACCAGTTGGGTCCGATCCAGTAGCGCATATCGTTTCTGCTGGTCCAGATAATCCTGTGCTAGGTTACTCTGCTCTTCTAGGGGTTGAAGACGCCCTTCTAGCTCCGCAATGATGTCTTCCACCCGGTGCAGATATGCCATCGTATCGTCCAGTTCCCGTTGGGCTTTTTCCTTATGTTTACGGTACTTGTAGACGCCAGCCACCTCTTCAACAATACTCCGTCGTTCCTCAGGCTTGCTGTTGAAGATGGCTTCTACGCGCCCCTGAGAAATAATTGAAAAGGAGTCCTGACCCATCCCGGAATCCATGAGGAGTTCCGTAATGTCCTTTAGCCGACAACTCTGCCCGTTCAGCTGGTAATCACTGTCACCGTTGCGGTATAGAATCCGACTCAGTGTCAGTTCGGTATAATCGCTCTTTAAATAGTGGTCACTATTATCCAGCGTAATGGACACCGCCGCTCTATTCAGCGGATGACGATCCGCCGAACCCGCAAAAATGACGTCCGGCATCTTACTCCCCCGCAAACTCTTGGCAGACTGCTCCCC belongs to Levilactobacillus yonginensis and includes:
- the smc gene encoding chromosome segregation protein SMC → MRLKTLEISGFKSFADKTRIDFLPGMTGIVGPNGSGKSNISEAVRWVLGEQSAKSLRGSKMPDVIFAGSADRHPLNRAAVSITLDNSDHYLKSDYTELTLSRILYRNGDSDYQLNGQSCRLKDITELLMDSGMGQDSFSIISQGRVEAIFNSKPEERRSIVEEVAGVYKYRKHKEKAQRELDDTMAYLHRVEDIIAELEGRLQPLEEQSNLAQDYLDQQKRYALLDRTQLVRQLHTELEQKTATDAQVQEKQNQVSTHQDAEQAQTATVQGLKQQQAALLGQKDALQAKLVTATQQVEQSQGQVNLSGEQQKHQDEQRQRLTTQLTELQKQIKQNDASVKAAQASISELTAAMTTAKKEARQLTHDTDPKTLTDLRQKLEDLRTTYFDQKQSVANWRNQQQYLQQNQERLQQQGQRVAKQLAELKERAQTAQSTVTALTQQAQEKKDALNQAEQALDAEAGHYQHHQQNFQKLQHNWQAALEVYQRAQTKAASQQASSAEYGGFYQGVRAILKQREHFRGLLGAVSELLQVPERYTTAVEYALGGQLQQVVVDDETTAKAAVGYLREHRAGRATFLPLSTVRGRQIDHSTLQLLHSMSGFLGVGSDLIKIDQSAQAILGYLLGTTILAADLDSAVAISQRIHHRYRVVSLAGDVVSASGSITGGQSRQSHSSVLRQQQELQQLQTSIQTMQQQLNAQETKIKAQRSELQASEQRSQVLQTTINELQPQCRQLDDDLATAQTTLEQANRQVQAAELEIQQAKDSNADQQDSQLAQQISSGEQQVETTEQAVKQLQQQITMVTAEQSQKQAALTAKQTWLAGAKERHQQQTKALKTLQDTISTDQQTVADVTANLQQLAEQQAQTPADAEAQLKRAQAERQAIETQLATTNDALTTANDALAAAEEANQRTTGLLQLANDELQQAQIKQTRLSSLIDQQQNQLSEKYQLSLAAAEQDVSDMPADDLAVQLKLLKRGLDEIGSVNLNAIAEYQEVKERYDFLTKQRDDLLTAKEQLNTTMTELDGQVKRRFKQSFDAIAAKFTATFRQMFGGGTAELVLTDPDDLLTTGIDIMAQPPGKKFQNMGLLSGGERALTAITLLFAILQVQPVPFCILDEVEAALDPANVTRFARYIHQFQDQTQFIVITHRKETMVQADILYGVTMQESGVSKMVAVDLDQETTQERKQS